GTCGCTGGCTACACATGATCGCACAGCTACACTTCCCAGCAAGGCAAGACACTACAGCATCGCCCGTTCCGTCACGCTGGCTCAAATGGCTGTCTGCATCGGGAACTCACGCATCCAACACGTCTCTTCCACGGTGCACTCGGTGCGGAGGAGGGGAACGGACGTTGCGCCATTGCCCATCACGTCAGACTTGCACGGACGACTAGTTCGTCTCCTGACCTTCCCATGGCCACGCATCGACGTAGGGGGGAGGGGGCATTCGTCATTCCATGCCAGCCGTCTACGGGGAAGCGATGGATGTGGTGGTCACCGAACGCCCACGAGCGCGTCGCGCTCACAGACAAGGTCGAGTTGAGAAACGCGCCCTCTGCAGTGCACCTTGCGCCGTGGATCACTACGACGCCTGCGGTGACACGAGTTGAGACAATCCGTGTCCGTGTCAACGTGAACGTATCGCTCTTCAGACCCAGGATCGTGTTTTCTTCGGGATTCGAGAAACAGCCCATGTGGTACGTAGGGCACGTTTACACACTGTGTGATGTCCTCTTTCGAGAGCCTGTGCATCGGAGAGTTTCCTTTTATTCCTTTCGGTAGCCCTGCAGTGATCTTGGGACGACTACACAAAGCTTCTTGACCAGCCCTTTTGCTTATTGGCTTCAAACCGTACCACTTGCCGGACTTGACAGCGTCGAGGTAGATCGGTATGGCTATCATCGCGTTCGCTCAAGCATTCCAGTTACTGCTTGTGATTGGCCTGCTCTGCTCCTTGACAGACTCCAAGACTCTAGTTTCGCATCCAAGGCGGCATGCTGTAACGAGCATACAGACTCTGTCACGGCGGCAAAATGCTACCGCTGATTTCTACCCGATCCTAGGTGTCGTTGGATTAGGCATCAATACCACATATGCTCGATTGGAGATCCGTGAGCTACAGCGGAAACCAGACTTGTTCAACGTCTACCTACTTGGTCTTCAGCGCTGGCAAAACACCAGCCAGGATGATAAGCTCTCCTACTTCCAAGTCGCTGGTATGTCCGGGGTGGAGCAAAGTGCACTCAGACGACCACTGACCATCATCAGGTATTCACGGTCGGCCTTTCTCGCCCTGGGATGGAGTCCCTGGCCGCACACAGCCTCCTGAGGGCTACAAGGAGGGTTATTGCCACCATAGCAGTAATCTCTTCCCGACTTGGCATCGACCTTTCCTGGCTCTGGTCGAGGTGAGCTGACCATACCAGGGTCTGTCTGACGATCATCTGGCTCATGGCAACAGGAACGCGTCCACCATCATGCCAGTGAAGTCATTGCCGAGTTTCCTGAGGGAGATCTGAAAACGCGCATGACTTCTGCATTACCAGCACTCAGATTACCGTATTGGGACGCAGCTGCTGTACCCCCAATCGGCACAGGATCGTATCCTTGTAAGCGCACACTCTACTCGGAGAGTCGAAGCAAAACAACTGAACGAAACAGGGAGTGTGCAGAGAAAGACAATCGAGGTCGAACTGCCGGATGGAAGTGGTTCAGTAAAGACAACGATATCTAACCCCCTTTACTCGTACACTTTCCATCCGCTCCCAGGCAAGGATATGTTCGTAAGTCACATGACAGGTACTCAAGACGCGAATGCTGAAGTCCAAAGGGAAAACTGCCTTGGACACAGTGGCACACGACGATTCGTTATCCGTCGGATCGCACTGCTGCCGCGCAAAGCCAGGACTCGAAGATTGCGTCGCAGCTGGATCTGAACTTGGTAAATCTCCGGCAGCGAACATACCAGATGATGGCCATGCAGAAGGACTACCACAACATCAGCAACAACATGGTTTCCCTTGGCGGCGTGCTTGACAGTCTCGAATCCGTTCACGATACAATACACAATACAGTAGGTAGCTCAGGGCCAGGCCATATGACGAATGCCGCCTACTCAGCCTTCGATCCGATCTTCTGGCTGTTACACGCGAATGTTGACCGTATGACTACGATCTGGCAAGCGCTGAACCCTGATAGCTGGGTGACGAACCACTCGAATCCTACGGCGACATTCACGTCCGAAGCTGGAGCCTACGCAGACGAAAACACGCCTCTGCATCCTTTCCACCGCAATCAAGCAGGGGACTTTTGGACGTCGGCCAGTGTCAGAGACCACACCATCTTCGGCTACACATATCCGGAGCTCATTGGGTTGTCCGGGAATGTCACGCTCGTGAGGAGAGTCAACCAGTTGTACGGTGACAACGCAACTTCGCAGTTCTCGTGGAAGATAGGCGATGGCGCGCCTCTGCCAGCTCCGGGCACTGAATACCTACACCATGAACGCCGCTCCGTCAGCAGTCCGCAGAGAGGGAAATACCAACACCAGTACTTTGCCAACATCCGCGTGCAGAAGTCGGAGTCAGAGGGCGGCTTCAAGGTGTTTGTGTTTGTGGGACCTACGCTTGTGTCCAACACTGGGTCAACATACGATGCAACCGCATGGATGCGAGACCCTAGCTTTGTAGGCTTCACGGGGTTCCAGAGCACAAACGGACGCGGCGGTGGCTACCTTGTCAACGCAGCTATAAAACATGATGCCAATGGTGTGGTAGCGTTGACGAGGGCGCTGGAAGATCGTGTGTGGACAGAGCAGTTATCAAGTCTTGACGAGGATGCCGTGGGGCAGTATCTGCACGACAATATGAGCTGGAGGATCACAACGGTACGTTGAAGGTCTTGCTCGCTCTTCCGATGGGACTGACACTCGTCTAGGCTGAGCACCGAATCATCGCACCAGAGGATACACCTGGATTCGAGATTGACGTGTCGTATGCAAGGATCAAGCCTCCGACGGCTGACTCGTTTCCTGAGATGCAAGACGGTGGCTATAAGCATCTGGTGCGAGCTACGAGTGGAAGGGCGGGAGGGGTTCAGGACGGTTGATGTGGAGTGGTAAAGCACAGGACTTGGGTTGGGTGTCGCTGGCGTTTGATTGGCGTTCTTTCCCGGCTGGGTCGTGACGAAGTCTGTCCTGCTATTTTGGTCCGTTCTAGAAGGCTACTGCCATGGCAATGACCACCACAGCATTGAGCGCTCCCGTCCCTATGCGTGCGCCTGATCATCAACGCTCCGCTCCGCACTCACCGGCGTTCGATCGCCTCATCGCGCCGTGAGTGAACGGGTCGTTGTCTGCGCCTCGTCGAACGCGTGTCGTGAAACATGAGGTTGCACAGTTGAGTGGCGAGGGTCACGCTGTGTAGCACCGGAGGACACGATGAACGGCTGCACCCGTAGTGCCACAGTACAACCTCACCGCTAGTCATATAGACGCGATGTGCTGTGCATGAAAGCGACGTAAAAGACAAAGTAGTAGCGCAGCGTCgacacagccacagccacagc
The window above is part of the Ascochyta rabiei chromosome 1, complete sequence genome. Proteins encoded here:
- a CDS encoding Tyrosinase, producing the protein MAIIAFAQAFQLLLVIGLLCSLTDSKTLVSHPRRHAVTSIQTLSRRQNATADFYPILGVVGLGINTTYARLEIRELQRKPDLFNVYLLGLQRWQNTSQDDKLSYFQVAGIHGRPFSPWDGVPGRTQPPEGYKEGYCHHSSNLFPTWHRPFLALVEERVHHHASEVIAEFPEGDLKTRMTSALPALRLPYWDAAAVPPIGTGSYPWSVQRKTIEVELPDGSGSVKTTISNPLYSYTFHPLPGKDMFGKLPWTQWHTTIRYPSDRTAAAQSQDSKIASQLDLNLVNLRQRTYQMMAMQKDYHNISNNMVSLGGVLDSLESVHDTIHNTVGSSGPGHMTNAAYSAFDPIFWLLHANVDRMTTIWQALNPDSWVTNHSNPTATFTSEAGAYADENTPLHPFHRNQAGDFWTSASVRDHTIFGYTYPELIGLSGNVTLVRRVNQLYGDNATSQFSWKIGDGAPLPAPGTEYLHHERRSVSSPQRGKYQHQYFANIRVQKSESEGGFKVFVFVGPTLVSNTGSTYDATAWMRDPSFVGFTGFQSTNGRGGGYLVNAAIKHDANGVVALTRALEDRVWTEQLSSLDEDAVGQYLHDNMSWRITTAEHRIIAPEDTPGFEIDVSYARIKPPTADSFPEMQDGGYKHLVRATSGRAGGVQDG